The Vreelandella piezotolerans genomic interval AGTTGGCCCCGATGTAAACGCAGGGAGCGGTCCAGTGGCGCAGCAACGCGGCCGCTGTGCGTCACCATCAACATCGCGCAGCGGGTCTCCTTGACCAGTTCAAGCAGCAGCTCCAGCACGCGCCCTGCCGTTTGCTCGTCTAAATTGCCGGTGGGCTCATCGGCCAGCAGTAGCGACGGGCGCACGGCGAGCGCTCGCCCAATGGCAAGCCGCTGCTGCTGGCCCCCGGAAAGCTGTTCGGGGTAGTGCGCTTCACGCCCGGCAAGCCCTAACCGCTCTATTAAATGACGGCTCCATCCAGGATCTTCTTTGTTTGCTAGCCTTGCCTGCAAGCTTAGGTTGTCGGCTACGTTCAGGCTCGGCACGAGGTGAAATTGCTGAAACACCAGCCCTAACTGCTGACGGCGGAGAAGGGCACACTGGGTTTCATTGAGCTCGGAGAGTGACTGGCCATCGATAACGACTTGACCGCTATCGGGTGTATCCAGGCCAGCGGCAAGATGGAGCAGGGTGGACTTGCCACTACCGGACTCGCCCATCAGCGCGAGGCTTTCGCCGCGGGCTAGATGGAGGTCGACCCCACCCAGTACCTGGAGTTTGCCCTGAGGCGTGCTGAAGGTTTTACGAAGCCGTTGCAGAGCAAGCATAGGTGTCTCCTAGGAGAGAGGAAGCCTGACTATAGCAAAGCACAGGGAATCCTCTCGGGCGTTACGGGTCTATCGTTGCGTGCATGACCCTATCGAAAAGTTTCAAAGTCACAAGGAGCGCATATGGAAAGGATTTACGCGTGGGATCATCGACATGAGCAGGTGGTGTATCGCATTCCTGGCCATACCCATAAAGACGGTCGTGAAGATAGTGATCTATCACCGGTTTGGCTGCCTGCATCACCAGAGGAGTTGCCAAGCGGGGTGGCCGTCGATGATTTACGTAAAGTCGATGTCGACGATTAGAACTGAGAAGAGCGCTCAACCGCCGTTTTTTATCGAAAATTTGCTAAGCTGATCGACGATTTTCTCGGCGGGTACTCATGGCATGCGCTCTTCCCCTTTCACTTTTCGTCCAACGCGTTGGCTACCCGGCGGGCATCTGCAAACGCTGTATAGCCCTCTTTTTCGAGCCACGCCTCGGCTCCAGCGTCATCGAGAGCGTATCACACTGGAGGACGGCGATTTCATCGATCTGGACTGGTACGGGCCACGAGGGGAAGCGACGCGCTGCGCTATTCTACTCCATGGCCTCACCGGGAGCTCGTCATCGCTGTACATTCTAGGCCAGCAGCAGGCGCTGGCCCAGCAGGGTTGGCAAAGTGTGGCGGTCAATTGGCGCGGCTGCTCCGGCGAACCCAATCATCGAGCCCGTGGTTATCATTCCGGTGCCAGCGAAGACCTTGCCGATATCGTCACGCAGTTAGCCGCACGCTATCCGAATAAGCCGCTCGTGGCCGTGGGCTACTCCCTAGGCGGGAACGTGCTGTTGAAATATCTCGGTGAGACAGGCAGCCAAAGCATGCTCCGAGCCGCCGTGGCGGTATCGGTACCGTTTCGGCTGGACCACTGTGCCGAACGAATTCGCCATGGCTTCTCGAGGGTTTACCAGGCGCGATTTCTACGCGGTTTGCGTCATTATGTGGAATCCAAACAGAGAGCTTTCCGTACGCAGGGCCGAGAGCAAGAGCTTGAGCGTTTGACGTCTCTGGAAACGTTGGACGGAATGGAAACGTTTTGGGATTTCGACGGTCGCGTCACGGCCCCTTTGCACGGCTTTGCCAGCGCTGAGGAGTATTACCGACGCTGCAGTAGCGCCTTCTTCGTATCAGCCATTCAAGTGCCGACGCTGATCGTGCACGCCCAAGACGATCCCTTCATTTACCCGCACAGCGTACCCGAGGCCGATATGATACCAGAGTGTGTGACGCTGGAACTCTGGGCCAGTGGCGGCCATGTTGGTTTCATCGAGGGCGCCCCTTGGCGGCCGCGATATTATCTCGAACACCGCTTGCCGGATTGGCTGGGGACACAGGTGCCTGTTTGTGCAATCTTGCAGTCCAGGCAGACGATAGCGTCGTGATCTTTCTATTGATGGTCTGCCTATTGAGTGAGGAGTGGTATGTCAGCGTTTTATGATCGTTTGAAAGAAGTGGCCTCGCCGCGTATTGGGCTTGGCTGTATGAATTTATCCCATGGCTATGGGCAACACGTGCCCGAGCAAGCGGGCATACGAGCACTTAACGAGGCCTTCGAAATGGGATATCGCCATTTTGATACGGCCACGCTATATGGTGCGACGGCTAACGAGCGCTTGCTGGGTAAGGCGCTCGCGTCCAAACGGCAAGGATTCTTCTTGGCTAGCAAGTGCGGCATGGCCATGAACCCAGAGAGCGGCAAAAGAGTGATCGACGGGCGGCCCGAGACGCTGCGCCGCCAATGTGAAGAGAGCCTGGCGCGCTTGCAAACCGATCATCTGGATCTTTATTACCTTCATCGTATGGATCGCCAAGTGCCCATCGAGGAGAGTGTGGGCGCACTGGGGCGGCTGGTCGAGGAGGGTAAAATCAGGGCCGTCGGTCTTTCAGAAATTTCGGCCGACACGCTGCGTAAGGCGCACGCCGAGTATCCCATTGCGGCGGTGCAGTCCGAATACTCGCTATGGACGCGTAATCCCGAGATCGCCTTGAGCCAGACGTGCCAAATCCTAGGGACGGCGCTGGTGGCGTTTAGCCCTTTGGGTCGAGGGTTTCTCTCCGGCGCCATCGATGCCGATACCGTCTTTGCCGAAGGCGACATGCGCGCCGGAATGCCGCGTTTCAATGGCGATAATCGTCACCATAACCTCACGCTGCTGGCGCAGTTCACGGCCGTGGCAATCCGCTTGGAGATCACTCCCGCCCAGTTGGCGTTGGCGTGGGTAAAAGCGCAGGGAAGGCATGTCGTGCCGATTCCCGGAACACGCTCTGTCACCCATATGCGGGAAAATCTACGAGCTGAACAGCTGGTGTTGAGCGAGCCAGACCTTGCGCTGCTCAACGAAATGATGCGTCCCAACGACGTCGCTGGCGCGCGCTACAACGAAGCACAGCAGGCGGATATCGACACCGAAGAATTCGCCTAGTAGACGCGCCATTTATTTTGAGCGCCGCGTTGCTTTCTATTGGCCCTGCGCTACTATTCTCATCATTCAGACGAGCGTTTCGTCTGGCAAAGGGCCACGACCATGTTAAAAGGCTTAATCGTTTGTTTTGCGGTGTTGTTAGCACAGTTAAGCGTGCTGAGTATTATCGATGCGCGTCTTTATAACGCTCAAGATGCTCGCCAAGTCACGTCGACGGTCGTCACACCGCAAAAAGAAGAAGATGGCGACGATCACGAGCCGCCGCTGCTGTAAGCATTTCATGGCATACAAGCCGAGCCTTCGGGCATCGAACAAGGGTAGCATCGGCTACCCTTTTTTATTCGGTGACCTTCTACCGTGTGTCTACAGCATCTCCTCTAGCCACTGATTGAACGTTGCCCAGGACTGCTCATCGGCACGTGGGTGGTAACGATCGCTGCCGAAGACACTGAACGCGTGCGGTGCACCCGAATAGATGCCGACTTCATACGTCACTCCCGCGGCTTCCAGTTCCTCCGCTAGAGTTGCCACATCGTCTAGGCTCACTGCCTCATCAGCACCGCCATGAGCAATGAAAATCGGCGGCGTGTCACTTGAATAGGCTTGCCCATCGGGTGTGTCTAGTCCGCCATGGAAACTCGTGTAAGCAGCAATATCGTTGGCTTCGCCCGAGCGAGCGATCTCTAGGGCGACTGCACCACCAAAGCAATACCCCATGATGACCGCCTGTGTGGCGGCGCCTGATGCTCGTGCTTGATCGAGCCCTGCTAGTGTCAGCGTTCGCATGCGTTCGCGGTCTTGATAAAGGGCTTGTGTGGCTGCCTGCTTGTCTTCAGTGGCCTGGGGACGATTGCCTGCCCCAAATAGGTCGACGGCAAACGCATCGTATCCTTGCTCTGCAAGCATATCGGCGCGCTGTCGTTCGTAATCATCTATACCGTCCCAATCGTGGACGATGATGACGCTCCCCTTGGCGTTGTCGCCCCCTGAGATGAAATAGCCTTCGAAACGTTCGCCGTTTACATCGTAGCTAACGTCCTCTCCACTGGGCGTATACGCATTAGCCGTCGTGGCGAACGACAGCGACGCGAGTGTCAAAAGGCCGAAGCAAGTAAATGAAGTAGGAATTTTATGGCGCATGGATCTGTCCAAGTGGGTGTAGGAGTTAAAGCATAGTCAACCCAATCGAAAGGAGAGACACAAACGCGGATGTTTAGCGTGGAAGACTAAGACTTGCGTCTGGAACTAGCTAACGGCATCCTTGTCCGTTGATAGTATGACCACTAGGGAGCATAGATACATGGCTTTTAACGATTCGAACACGGCGAGAACGCAACCCCAGAGTGTGGTGAGCGGCGCTAGTGCCAACAAGGTGTTACGCAACACTTACGCTCTTTTGGCGATGACACTGCTGTTTTCGGCTGTCACGGCGGGCGCTTCTGTGGCCATGGGTATCCAGCAGATGAACATTTTCGTGTTCTTCATTGGGGCTTATGGCTTGATGTTCTTGGTCCACAAGACCGCCAACTCCGCGGCAGGTCTGCTGGCAACCTTTGCGTTTACGGGCTTCATGGGGTTTACCCTAGGGCCGATTATTTCTGCCTATTTGACGCTGCCTAACGGTGGCGCGTTGATCATGAACGCTCTGGCCATGACCGGCCTGACGTTCATTGGCCTGTCTGCTGTGGCGCTGACGACCAAAAAAGACTTCAGCTTCTTGAGTAATTTCCTGATGGCGGGTGCCATCGTGCTGATCCTCGCCATGGTGGCGGGTATCTTCTTCAACATCCCCGCGCTGTCGCTAATGGTGTCTGCAGGTTTCGTGCTATTTGCGTCTGCCGCGATCCTCTATCAAACGAGTGAAATCGTGCACCGCGCTGGTGAAACGAACTACATCCTCGCCACGGTGACGCTCTACGTCTCTATCTACAATCTGTTCGTCAGCCTGCTCTCTATTCTGGGTATCATGAGCAACGACTGATCGTTAGCATGCAGGCTGTCACTTGACGCGGCATCCCCAACAGACAACAGACCCTACTAGGTAGGGTCTGTTTTTTTCACGGGTTCAGTAAGAGACGATACAATGGAGTACGGCTTATTGGTCATGGGCGCGCCTTACGCCAGTGCAGCACCGCACTCGGCACTTCGCTTTGCCAAGGCGCTCATTGATACAGGTCACCGAGTGGCGGGAATTTTCTTCTATCAAGAGGGAGTTCATAACGCTTCACAGTTAATGACTCCGCCACAAGACGAACTCAACATGCGTGATGCGTGGATTGCGTTGCACCACGAGCATGGCGTTGCACTGGAAGTATGCATTGCTGCCGCGCTGCGCCGGGGGATAATGAGCGAGACCGAGGCCAAGCGCCATGGCCAAACGCACTTCAACCTACAAGCGCCGTTCGAATTGACCGGCCTGGGGCAATTGCTCGCCCTTCAACAGCGTTGCGATCGTGTGATCACTTTTGCGTAGGGAGCAGTACGATGAGTCATGAACAAGAGCGGCTGGTGATCATTCGTCATGCGCCGTATAGCTCCAATGCCCTGCGAGAGGGGCTGGACGTGGCTTTGGTAGCGGCCGCGTTTGGCCAAACGGTCAGTCTACTGTTTCTTGGGCAGGGTGTACTGGCCCTGCTAAAAGAGCAAAAAACGGGTGCGCCAGGGCAGAAGGCGACGCTACCGACCATCGATATGCTGGAGATGTACGACATCGATCAACTGTTAGTGGCACAAAGCGCGCTGGATGCGCTGCACTTGCAAGTCGACCAGCTAGTAGAGGGGGCGACTGTAGTGGCCGACGAGGGGTTGCCCGAGTTGTTACATCGCCACTCTCAAGTGATGAATTTTTGAAAGGGCAGCGCCATGTTACATATTTTGAACAAGCCCACGCATAGCGAGCCCGCAGAACAGATGCTCCTCACCGTTGCCGACGGCGATAGTATTTTGCTCATCGAAGATGCCGTTCAAGCGTTACTGCACGTTAATTGGCGGGGCTGGCACCTGGAAAATGATATCCACGTGTTCATATTGGAGGAAGACGCAATATCTCGGGGTGTATATCCAGCTTCCCCCGTTCCTCAAGATCGATGGCTGGATATGAGAGGGTTTGTTGCGTTGACCGAGCAGCATACGAAGATTTTATCGTGGTACTGACTAATGAACGATACAAGTTTATACCGTTATCTCGATGCAACCCAAAAAGTTAAAATAGACCCTGAGGGCTATTTAGTTAAGCAAAGCGACTGGGACCATAGCGTTGCCGCGTTATTAGCTGCGGATGAAGGGCTAGCACTGACGGAGGAGCATTGGGAGCTCATTCGTGTGGTTCGGGATTTTTATACGCGCTACGAAATGGCGCCGGCGATGCGCCCATTGGTCAAAGCCACCAAGCAAGCCCTAGGCGAGGAAAAAGGGCGCTCGGTCTATTTGATGCGTTTATTCCCCGGCAGCCCGCCAAAACGTTTGGCTCGTATTGCTGGGTTACCTAAGCCAACGAACTGTCTATAGCCGACTGAACAGGGTTATACCAGATCGCCGCGGGTGCATACTGATAGCACGACCGCATCTTCTTGGCTGGTAGAGACTAGGGCGTGGCCCATGTCACTGTCAAAGTAGATACTGTCTCCTTCCGCTAGCACTAACGGAGCATAGAATTCCGTATAAAGCATGATGTCGCCGTGCAGTACCATCAAAAACTCTTCGCCATCGTGCCGTACCCACTGATGATATTCGTCAAAGCTGCGTGCTCGAACGATCGTTTTAAATGGGATCATGCGCTTTTGCGCGAGCTGATGGCCCAGCAGTTCATGTTCGTAAGTTGGGGTAGGGTGCAGTTGGCCTTTTCCTTTACGCGTCAGATCGCGACGTCCCATGGTGTAGCGCTCGCGCTTGGGAGGCGTAAAAAGCTGCGGTAGATCGATATCGAGACCGCTCATTAGCTTCTGTACTACGCTGAACGTTGGCGAGACTTGGTCGTTCTCGATTTTAGAAAGCGTAGAACGAGCAATACCGGTGCGCTGGCTCACGTCCTCCAGCGTCCATTGATTAGCTAGTCGAATCTGTTTGAGCCGTTCGCCCAACCGTAGTGGTTCGACGAACGGCTTTCGCCCTGACGCGATGCGCAGCGCTGCGTGCTCTTCAGAAGTGGCGGTCATAACGGTCACGTGAGGTAGAGGGCAACATGAACGCCGCATGGTACCACAGCTCTTGCGCTCAGGGCGCCACTAGGGAGCATCGGTGAAGGGGAGTCCCAAAAGCGCTTTGATATGCGCCTCGGCGCTGCTGGCAAGGGAGGTTGGGTTGTAACCTCCCTCTAGTACGGACACGACGCGATTGTCGGCATAAAGCGCCGCAATTTCCATGGCCAGGTGCGTTACCCAATAGAAGTCTTCATCTTCTAAGCAAATATCGCCCATTGGGTCCTCTTTATGAGCATCGAACCCTGCCGATAACATTACCAGGTCGGGTTTGAAGGCATGCAGTGCGGGGAGCCAATGACGTTCGATGACCCGTCGATACTCTTCACTGCCGGTACCGACTTCCAGCGGGGTATTCACCACGTTTTGCCATTCGCTGCGCAAGTAACGCCAAGGATAAAACGGGTATTGAAAGCTGGTGCAAATGAGCACGTCTGGATCGTTCTTAAAAATGTCGATGGTGCCGTTGCACTGGTGAACATCGAAATCGAGAATGGCGATCCGTCGAGCACCATAGGTTGCTTTTGCATGAGCGGCCCCCACGGCAATGTTGTTGTAAAAGCAGAAGCCCATGGCATCGGCTGCTTCGGCATGGTGGCCGGGGGGGCGCACGGCGCAAAAGACGTTATCCGCTTGCCGTTTGAACACCTGATCCACGCCCCGAATGACGGCACCTGCGGCTACACGCGCTGCTTTCAAGCTATCCGGGTTCATCATGGTGTCGCTATCCAGCGTCACGATTCCTTCGCTAGGCAGGCATTTCTCCAAGGCATGAAGGTGGCGCAAAGGATGAACTCTGGCTAACGCCTCGTCACTCGCCTCTTTGGCATCACCCTGCATGGTTTGCTGTAACAGTCCAGAAAGTGACAGGCGCGCCCGAATCGCCTCTAGCCGCAAGGGACTTTCAGGGTGCTCTGGCCCCATATGATGCAATACGCAGTCGGGGTGGGTAAGGTAGGCAGTGATCATTCGAGCGCTCCGGTAACGTTAGCATCACCTTAATCGCCTCGAGGGCTTGCGCGACAGTGTCAATAAGTCGTACACATTAGTCATTCATGTCAGAGGGAGACGCATCGTGAGCACACGCTTTCTGCATCATTTTTTCGAACCTCGCTCGGTGGCGGTGTTCGGTGCCTCTGAAAAGCCAGAATCTTTGGGTGGTTTGGTGTTGGGCAACCTGCAAGATGGCCAATTCAGAGGCAAGCTCTGGGCCGTTAACCTGAAAGGTTATGAAAAGGTGTTTGGCGTAGATTGCGTACGTACAGTGGAGGAACTGCCCGACATTCCTGATCTCGCCGTCGTGTGTTCGCCCATTGAGGGCGTTCCCAGACTGATTAAAAAGTTGGGTAAGTACGGTGTGAAGGCGGCTTTGGTGCTTTCCGGGGGTGCGTACCTAGACCGTGAGGAGGGCAGCAAGGGGTCGATACGCCAGCGCATGCTGCAGGCTGCCCGTGAATCCGGCATCCGCGTTCTAGGCCCGGAGTGTATGGGGCTAATCGTACCGGGAAAAAAACTCAATGCTTCGTATGCCAGCCAGCCGATCAAGGCGGGGCGCGTGGCATATCTAGGCCAATCAGGAATGCTGGCCAATGCGATGATCGACTGGGCAGCGGGCCGAGATGTGGGCTTCTCTCACCTCATTACCGTTGGCGATAGTGTCGATGTGTTATTGCCGGATCTCATCGACTACGTCAATCAGTATTCGCCTGCGCAAGCGATTCTTCTACATCTCGAGCGGGTGACGGATGCCCAGCACTTTATGACGTCTGTCCGGGATGCCTCACGCAACCGACTCGTGGTGGCGATCAAAAGTGGTCGCACCGCTCAGTCGGACATATCTGGTATGCCGCCCACGCCGGGCATTGCCAATCGCGATGTCGTGTTCGATGCCGCCTTTGCACGTGCCGGCGTGGTGCGTGTCAACGATTCGGATGAAATGCTCGATGCCCTAGAAACGCTGTCACGTATGAAACCGCTACGCGGTGATCGCTTGGCAATCGTCTCCAATGGACTTGGGCCTGCCATGCTGGCCATCGATAAGTTAATTAGCGCGGGTGGCAAGCTGGCTGAATTCAGCCCCGAAACCCAAGCGGCGTTACATAAAAGTCAAGTCGATATGAGCAAGCCCGGCGAAAACCCGGTGGACTTGGGCGGAAACGCGACTCCGGAGCGGTTTGTTGAGGCGCTGCAAATCGTCACCGCTGACCCGAACGTCGATGCCGTCCTAGTCGTTCATGCACCTACACGTTTAGCGCCTTCCCAGGTCACGGCCCAAGCGCTCATCGATCACCGTCGCTCTTTCAAACGTAATTTACTCACGAGTTGGATGGGTTTGAAAGAGGCGCTCAATGCGCGACATGTCTGCAACCTCGCGGGTATTCCTACCTATACGTCACCTGAAAAAGCGGTGAAGGCCTTTATGCATATGGTGGATTATCAGCGCGTTCAGGCGTTGCTGCATGAAATACCGCCCAGCCTGCCGTTTTCCACGAGCCCAGAGATTCGCGCCGAGTGTCGTGCGCTGATCAAGCAAGCAAAAGAACAGGGCCGCCAAACTCTCGCTCACTCTGAAACCGCCCAAGTATTGGAAGCTTATGGTATACCCACTGCCCCCAGCGCCTACGTGAACTCACCAGAAGAAGCCTTGGTGGTCGCCGAACGCTTTCCAGGACCAAAGGCGCTGAAAGTGGTTCACGAAGGAAACTGTCGGCCGTATCGCTACCGCAAGCATCCGCATAAGATTTCCGCTGGGTTACTGCAAGATTTAGAGACGCCCGAACAAGTCGCCGACGGGGTGAGGCAATTAGACGATAAAGTGCAGGAGAAATTTCCCGAGCATGCCATTCGCGAATACTGTTTGCAGCCGATGCAGCGGGGCAAACATTCGATGCAGATTTGTGCAGGCATCACCCGGGACCCGGTATTTGGGCCGCTGATCGTGTTTGGTATCGGGGGCTATAAGGTCAACGTGTTGGCTGACCGGCAGGTGGCGTTGCCCCCGCTCAATATGAGCCTCGCCTCCGACGTCGTGGGGCGCACCCATGCGGCCTCTTTGATCCGCGAGCACTCCGCCGACCCCGAGCGGGATATCCAGCATCTATGTCAGTTGCTAGTCAAACTTTCCCAAATGGCGTCGGATTTGACCGATTTACGTGGCCTGGAGCTCAATCCATTGCTGTTGAACCGCGACGGTATGTTGGCAGTGGATTTTGCCATGGATCTGGGGCACCCCGCGCGTTTTGCGATCATGCCGTACCCGGAAGAGCTTCGTCAGTGGGTGACGTTGAAAAATGGCTGGCAGGTAGAAGTGCGACCCATCCGCGCAGAGGATGCACCACTGATCACCACCTTTCACCGGCAGCTCTCAGAGGAGAGCATCCGTTTCCGCTACTTCCATAACAAGTCGAACCTTACCCAGCGCGACTTGTCGATTTTGTCGCATATCAACTATGACCGTCAGATGGCATTCATCGCGGAGCATCAGCACGATGATGGCAGTAAGGAGATGTTGGGGGTGGTTCGGGTATGGAACGACCCTGACAATATCCGCACCGAGTTCTCCGTGATCATTCGGGATGATCTTCAGGGACTGGGCATTGGCAGTCTACTGATGAAGAAAATGATCGACTACTGCACCAGTATAGGCACGCTCGAAATGATCGGTAAGATCATGGTGGATAATCACCCCATGCGAGCGTTGATGAAACATCTTGGTTTTCGTTGCCGTTACAATATGGAAGAGCAGGTGATCGATGCCGTACTGCGACTGAATGAACCCGACAGCGAGTGGCAGCGCCATCGTTTGGAGAGTCAACCGGATTGACCCTTCCAATGAACGGTCTGTGGCTTGTCACCCGCAGACCGTTTGAGTGTTACGTCTTGCGCCTGGGCATCAGGGCGCTAAACGGAAGCGGCTCCACTCACCGCCGTCGCGCCGTTCGTAGCGCAGTCGGTCGTGCAAGCGGCTGGGCTGCCCCTGCCAAAACTCGATCATTTCCGGGTTTACCCGATAGCCTCCCCAGTGAATAGGGCGGGGAATATCCTGGCCTTCATAAGCTTGTTCGAAGCGCTTTTGACGCTCTTCGATCCAGTTCCTGTCAGGAATCACCACGCTTTGGGTGGCAATCCAAGCACCGAGCTGACTACCGCGTGGGCGACTGGCAAAGTATTCATCCGACTCTTCGGCGGAAACTTGCTCCACCGGGCCCTCTATCCGCACTTGACGTGATAGAGACGGCCACCAAAAGGTGAGAGCGGCATAGGGCACATTGCTCAGCTCGCTACCTTTATGGCTATGATAGTTGGTGAAAAACACCATGCCTCGCTCGTCGAACCCTTTCAGCAGCACAACGCGTGCATGGGGACGACCCTGACTGTCGACCGTAGAGAGCGTCATGGCATTGCCATCTTTACCTTCGCTGTCAAGGGCCAGACTGAACCACTCATCGAACGTCACGAATGGGTCGTCGGAGGTGTGCGTTTCGTCCAAACGCCCGCCCTCGTAGTCACGCCTGACGT includes:
- a CDS encoding ABC transporter ATP-binding protein, giving the protein MLALQRLRKTFSTPQGKLQVLGGVDLHLARGESLALMGESGSGKSTLLHLAAGLDTPDSGQVVIDGQSLSELNETQCALLRRQQLGLVFQQFHLVPSLNVADNLSLQARLANKEDPGWSRHLIERLGLAGREAHYPEQLSGGQQQRLAIGRALAVRPSLLLADEPTGNLDEQTAGRVLELLLELVKETRCAMLMVTHSGRVAAPLDRSLRLHRGQLQDAVA
- a CDS encoding hydrolase, with the protein product MRSSPFTFRPTRWLPGGHLQTLYSPLFRATPRLQRHRERITLEDGDFIDLDWYGPRGEATRCAILLHGLTGSSSSLYILGQQQALAQQGWQSVAVNWRGCSGEPNHRARGYHSGASEDLADIVTQLAARYPNKPLVAVGYSLGGNVLLKYLGETGSQSMLRAAVAVSVPFRLDHCAERIRHGFSRVYQARFLRGLRHYVESKQRAFRTQGREQELERLTSLETLDGMETFWDFDGRVTAPLHGFASAEEYYRRCSSAFFVSAIQVPTLIVHAQDDPFIYPHSVPEADMIPECVTLELWASGGHVGFIEGAPWRPRYYLEHRLPDWLGTQVPVCAILQSRQTIAS
- a CDS encoding aldo/keto reductase, with product MSAFYDRLKEVASPRIGLGCMNLSHGYGQHVPEQAGIRALNEAFEMGYRHFDTATLYGATANERLLGKALASKRQGFFLASKCGMAMNPESGKRVIDGRPETLRRQCEESLARLQTDHLDLYYLHRMDRQVPIEESVGALGRLVEEGKIRAVGLSEISADTLRKAHAEYPIAAVQSEYSLWTRNPEIALSQTCQILGTALVAFSPLGRGFLSGAIDADTVFAEGDMRAGMPRFNGDNRHHNLTLLAQFTAVAIRLEITPAQLALAWVKAQGRHVVPIPGTRSVTHMRENLRAEQLVLSEPDLALLNEMMRPNDVAGARYNEAQQADIDTEEFA
- a CDS encoding dienelactone hydrolase family protein — its product is MRHKIPTSFTCFGLLTLASLSFATTANAYTPSGEDVSYDVNGERFEGYFISGGDNAKGSVIIVHDWDGIDDYERQRADMLAEQGYDAFAVDLFGAGNRPQATEDKQAATQALYQDRERMRTLTLAGLDQARASGAATQAVIMGYCFGGAVALEIARSGEANDIAAYTSFHGGLDTPDGQAYSSDTPPIFIAHGGADEAVSLDDVATLAEELEAAGVTYEVGIYSGAPHAFSVFGSDRYHPRADEQSWATFNQWLEEML
- a CDS encoding Bax inhibitor-1/YccA family protein, which translates into the protein MAFNDSNTARTQPQSVVSGASANKVLRNTYALLAMTLLFSAVTAGASVAMGIQQMNIFVFFIGAYGLMFLVHKTANSAAGLLATFAFTGFMGFTLGPIISAYLTLPNGGALIMNALAMTGLTFIGLSAVALTTKKDFSFLSNFLMAGAIVLILAMVAGIFFNIPALSLMVSAGFVLFASAAILYQTSEIVHRAGETNYILATVTLYVSIYNLFVSLLSILGIMSND
- the tusD gene encoding sulfurtransferase complex subunit TusD; the encoded protein is MEYGLLVMGAPYASAAPHSALRFAKALIDTGHRVAGIFFYQEGVHNASQLMTPPQDELNMRDAWIALHHEHGVALEVCIAAALRRGIMSETEAKRHGQTHFNLQAPFELTGLGQLLALQQRCDRVITFA
- the tusC gene encoding sulfurtransferase complex subunit TusC, yielding MSHEQERLVIIRHAPYSSNALREGLDVALVAAAFGQTVSLLFLGQGVLALLKEQKTGAPGQKATLPTIDMLEMYDIDQLLVAQSALDALHLQVDQLVEGATVVADEGLPELLHRHSQVMNF
- the tusB gene encoding sulfurtransferase complex subunit TusB, whose product is MLHILNKPTHSEPAEQMLLTVADGDSILLIEDAVQALLHVNWRGWHLENDIHVFILEEDAISRGVYPASPVPQDRWLDMRGFVALTEQHTKILSWY
- a CDS encoding TusE/DsrC/DsvC family sulfur relay protein, which encodes MNDTSLYRYLDATQKVKIDPEGYLVKQSDWDHSVAALLAADEGLALTEEHWELIRVVRDFYTRYEMAPAMRPLVKATKQALGEEKGRSVYLMRLFPGSPPKRLARIAGLPKPTNCL
- a CDS encoding helix-turn-helix domain-containing protein, coding for MTATSEEHAALRIASGRKPFVEPLRLGERLKQIRLANQWTLEDVSQRTGIARSTLSKIENDQVSPTFSVVQKLMSGLDIDLPQLFTPPKRERYTMGRRDLTRKGKGQLHPTPTYEHELLGHQLAQKRMIPFKTIVRARSFDEYHQWVRHDGEEFLMVLHGDIMLYTEFYAPLVLAEGDSIYFDSDMGHALVSTSQEDAVVLSVCTRGDLV
- a CDS encoding histone deacetylase family protein, producing MITAYLTHPDCVLHHMGPEHPESPLRLEAIRARLSLSGLLQQTMQGDAKEASDEALARVHPLRHLHALEKCLPSEGIVTLDSDTMMNPDSLKAARVAAGAVIRGVDQVFKRQADNVFCAVRPPGHHAEAADAMGFCFYNNIAVGAAHAKATYGARRIAILDFDVHQCNGTIDIFKNDPDVLICTSFQYPFYPWRYLRSEWQNVVNTPLEVGTGSEEYRRVIERHWLPALHAFKPDLVMLSAGFDAHKEDPMGDICLEDEDFYWVTHLAMEIAALYADNRVVSVLEGGYNPTSLASSAEAHIKALLGLPFTDAP
- a CDS encoding bifunctional acetate--CoA ligase family protein/GNAT family N-acetyltransferase; translated protein: MSTRFLHHFFEPRSVAVFGASEKPESLGGLVLGNLQDGQFRGKLWAVNLKGYEKVFGVDCVRTVEELPDIPDLAVVCSPIEGVPRLIKKLGKYGVKAALVLSGGAYLDREEGSKGSIRQRMLQAARESGIRVLGPECMGLIVPGKKLNASYASQPIKAGRVAYLGQSGMLANAMIDWAAGRDVGFSHLITVGDSVDVLLPDLIDYVNQYSPAQAILLHLERVTDAQHFMTSVRDASRNRLVVAIKSGRTAQSDISGMPPTPGIANRDVVFDAAFARAGVVRVNDSDEMLDALETLSRMKPLRGDRLAIVSNGLGPAMLAIDKLISAGGKLAEFSPETQAALHKSQVDMSKPGENPVDLGGNATPERFVEALQIVTADPNVDAVLVVHAPTRLAPSQVTAQALIDHRRSFKRNLLTSWMGLKEALNARHVCNLAGIPTYTSPEKAVKAFMHMVDYQRVQALLHEIPPSLPFSTSPEIRAECRALIKQAKEQGRQTLAHSETAQVLEAYGIPTAPSAYVNSPEEALVVAERFPGPKALKVVHEGNCRPYRYRKHPHKISAGLLQDLETPEQVADGVRQLDDKVQEKFPEHAIREYCLQPMQRGKHSMQICAGITRDPVFGPLIVFGIGGYKVNVLADRQVALPPLNMSLASDVVGRTHAASLIREHSADPERDIQHLCQLLVKLSQMASDLTDLRGLELNPLLLNRDGMLAVDFAMDLGHPARFAIMPYPEELRQWVTLKNGWQVEVRPIRAEDAPLITTFHRQLSEESIRFRYFHNKSNLTQRDLSILSHINYDRQMAFIAEHQHDDGSKEMLGVVRVWNDPDNIRTEFSVIIRDDLQGLGIGSLLMKKMIDYCTSIGTLEMIGKIMVDNHPMRALMKHLGFRCRYNMEEQVIDAVLRLNEPDSEWQRHRLESQPD